From Verrucomicrobiota bacterium JB022, one genomic window encodes:
- the nspC gene encoding carboxynorspermidine decarboxylase, which yields MQDPHLNNIVQQAPSPCFVVDLGGLRRNLAVLGQVKQRTGAKVLLAQKAFSLFHVYPLIRETLDGVCASGPWEARLGREEFGKEVHTFAAAYSEAHIHELLELTDHLVFNSVAQWKRFRPLIEAAPRSIDCAFRINPEHSEGAVPLYDPCAPGSRLGIRYDDLQGVSLDGISGLHWHTLCEQNSDALDRTLRVVEKKFAHLLEQVEYVNFGGGHHISRPDYNLDLLCECIERVRKRFGVEVYVEPGEAVALNAGVLVASVLDVVENDGLNAILDTSATAHMPDTLEMPYRPHIIGSGEAGEKAHTYRLGGMTCLAGDVIGQYSFDQPLKAGDRLVFTDMAHYTMVKTSFFNGVQHPAIATYDPETGHLEVLREFTYADFKNRLG from the coding sequence ATGCAAGACCCGCACCTGAACAACATCGTTCAGCAGGCCCCCTCCCCGTGCTTCGTCGTCGACCTCGGCGGGCTGCGTCGCAACCTGGCCGTCCTCGGTCAGGTGAAGCAGCGCACGGGTGCCAAGGTCCTGCTCGCGCAGAAGGCGTTCTCGCTCTTCCACGTCTACCCACTGATCCGCGAGACGCTCGACGGCGTCTGCGCCAGCGGCCCTTGGGAAGCCCGCCTCGGCCGCGAAGAGTTTGGCAAGGAAGTCCACACCTTTGCCGCCGCCTACAGCGAAGCGCACATCCACGAGCTGCTCGAGTTGACGGACCACCTCGTCTTCAACTCCGTGGCCCAATGGAAGCGCTTCCGCCCCCTGATCGAAGCGGCTCCCCGCTCCATCGACTGCGCCTTCCGCATCAATCCGGAGCACAGCGAGGGTGCGGTGCCGCTCTACGACCCCTGCGCCCCCGGTTCGCGCCTCGGCATCCGCTACGACGACCTGCAAGGGGTGTCCCTCGACGGAATCAGCGGCCTCCACTGGCACACGCTCTGTGAGCAGAACTCCGATGCGCTCGACCGCACCCTACGCGTGGTCGAGAAGAAGTTCGCGCACCTGCTCGAGCAAGTGGAATACGTCAACTTTGGCGGCGGTCACCATATCAGCCGACCCGATTACAATCTCGACCTCCTCTGCGAGTGCATCGAACGCGTGCGCAAACGCTTCGGCGTGGAAGTCTATGTTGAGCCGGGCGAAGCCGTGGCCCTCAATGCGGGCGTGCTAGTCGCGTCCGTCCTCGATGTGGTGGAAAACGACGGCCTCAACGCCATCCTCGACACCTCCGCCACGGCCCACATGCCCGACACGCTGGAGATGCCCTACCGCCCCCATATCATCGGCAGCGGCGAGGCCGGCGAAAAAGCCCACACCTACCGCCTCGGCGGCATGACCTGCCTCGCCGGCGACGTGATCGGTCAATACTCGTTCGACCAGCCCCTCAAGGCCGGCGATCGCCTGGTGTTTACCGACATGGCGCACTACACGATGGTGAAGACCTCGTTCTTCAACGGCGTGCAGCACCCCGCCATCGCCACCTACGACCCGGAGACCGGCCACTTGGAGGTCTTGCGCGAATTCACCTACGCCGATTTCAAAAACCGCCTCGGGTGA